In Rhodothermus marinus DSM 4252, a single genomic region encodes these proteins:
- the hisH gene encoding imidazole glycerol phosphate synthase subunit HisH has product MVTIIDYGIGNLRSLEKAFQAVGAEVLRTDRPDDLLQAERLVLPGVGAFGACMAELRRRGLIAPIHEAVRRGIPLLGVCAGLQLLFEESEEHGRHEGLRLLPGRVVRFPETTADGRRLKVPHMGWNTIAHHRPSPLLEGIPDGAYFYFVHSYHAVAENPDDVLAVTTYGDVTFPAIVGRGRVFGVQFHPEKSQQHGLRILKNFLDLSA; this is encoded by the coding sequence ATGGTCACGATCATCGACTACGGGATCGGCAACCTGCGCTCGCTGGAGAAAGCCTTCCAGGCGGTCGGCGCCGAGGTGCTGCGCACCGATCGCCCCGACGACCTGTTGCAGGCCGAGCGCCTGGTGCTGCCGGGCGTCGGAGCCTTCGGGGCCTGCATGGCGGAATTGCGCCGCCGCGGGCTGATCGCGCCGATCCACGAAGCCGTCCGCCGGGGCATTCCGCTGCTGGGCGTCTGCGCCGGCCTGCAGTTGCTTTTCGAGGAAAGTGAAGAGCATGGCCGCCATGAAGGGCTGAGGCTGCTGCCGGGACGCGTCGTGCGCTTTCCCGAAACCACGGCGGACGGCCGGCGGCTGAAAGTGCCCCACATGGGCTGGAATACGATCGCCCATCACCGTCCTTCTCCCCTGCTCGAAGGCATCCCCGACGGCGCCTACTTCTACTTCGTACACTCCTACCACGCCGTGGCCGAAAACCCCGACGACGTGCTGGCCGTCACCACCTACGGCGATGTGACCTTCCCGGCCATCGTCGGGCGCGGTCGCGTTTTCGGCGTACAGTTTCACCCCGAAAAGAGCCAGCAGCACGGCCTCCGGATCCTGAAGAATTTTCTGGATCTATCTGCATGA
- the hisA gene encoding 1-(5-phosphoribosyl)-5-[(5-phosphoribosylamino)methylideneamino]imidazole-4-carboxamide isomerase, with protein sequence MLLVIPAIDIRGGRCVRLYQGSYERETVYFDDPVKMACLWRVQNARVLHVVDLDAARGQGHNREVIGAICRTVDIPIQVGGGVRTLEDIEALLQVGVYRVVLGTAAVREPELVSEAIARYGCSRVVVGIDARDGEVRVQGWTEGTGVDAVELALDMERRGVRRFVYTDISRDGTLEGPNVEMYRTLGLHLKKARITASGGVSGYRDLMRLQELEPYRVDSVIIGRALYENRFPCQQFWCWHDKENVDLTRFSTAPLKREIKLPTAE encoded by the coding sequence ATGCTACTGGTCATTCCGGCCATCGACATTCGCGGCGGGCGTTGCGTGCGGCTCTACCAGGGGTCGTACGAGCGGGAGACGGTCTATTTCGACGATCCGGTCAAGATGGCCTGCCTGTGGCGGGTGCAGAACGCCCGGGTGCTCCACGTCGTGGACCTGGACGCGGCGCGCGGTCAGGGCCACAATCGTGAAGTGATTGGCGCCATCTGCCGCACGGTGGACATCCCGATCCAGGTGGGCGGCGGTGTGCGGACGCTCGAAGACATCGAGGCCCTGCTGCAGGTCGGCGTCTACCGAGTGGTGCTGGGCACGGCGGCCGTTCGCGAGCCGGAGCTGGTCTCGGAAGCGATCGCCCGCTACGGCTGCAGCCGCGTCGTGGTGGGCATCGACGCGCGCGACGGCGAGGTGCGCGTGCAGGGCTGGACCGAGGGCACGGGAGTCGATGCCGTCGAACTGGCGCTCGACATGGAACGGCGCGGCGTGCGCCGCTTCGTCTACACGGACATCAGCCGCGACGGTACGCTCGAAGGGCCCAACGTCGAGATGTACCGCACGCTGGGCCTGCACCTGAAAAAAGCACGCATTACGGCCTCGGGCGGCGTTAGCGGTTACCGTGACCTGATGCGGCTGCAGGAGCTGGAGCCCTACCGGGTCGACTCGGTCATAATCGGCCGGGCGCTCTACGAAAACCGATTCCCCTGCCAGCAGTTCTGGTGCTGGCACGACAAGGAGAACGTGGACCTGACCCGCTTTTCGACGGCTCCCCTGAAACGCGAAATCAAACTACCCACCGCCGAATAG
- the hisF gene encoding imidazole glycerol phosphate synthase subunit HisF, whose product MPLARRIIPCLDVDRGRVVKGVNFVDLVDAGDPVEQARFYDQAGADELVFLDITATHEGRAIMHEVVRRTADQVFIPLTVGGGLRTLEDMRAMLQAGADKVSINSAAIRNPELITAGAEAFGSQCIVVAIDARRVSDDPPRWEVYTHGGRRPTGIDAIEWAQEAEARGAGELLVTSMDRDGTKDGYDLELLRTISSRVSIPVIASGGAGTLEHLRQAFVEGQADAVLAASIFHFRIYTIQEAKAYLLRAGIPVRLTEPVDVVA is encoded by the coding sequence ATGCCGCTGGCCCGTCGCATTATTCCCTGCCTGGATGTTGACCGCGGGCGCGTGGTCAAAGGGGTAAATTTTGTCGATCTGGTCGATGCCGGCGATCCGGTCGAGCAGGCCCGCTTCTACGATCAGGCCGGCGCCGACGAGCTGGTCTTTCTGGACATCACGGCCACGCACGAAGGTCGCGCCATCATGCACGAGGTGGTGCGACGCACGGCCGACCAGGTCTTCATCCCGCTGACGGTGGGAGGTGGCCTGCGCACGCTCGAAGACATGCGGGCCATGCTGCAGGCCGGCGCCGACAAGGTATCGATCAACTCAGCCGCGATTCGCAATCCGGAGCTGATCACGGCCGGGGCCGAGGCGTTCGGAAGCCAGTGCATCGTGGTGGCCATCGACGCCCGACGTGTGTCGGACGATCCGCCCCGCTGGGAGGTCTACACGCACGGCGGCCGCCGTCCTACCGGTATCGACGCCATCGAGTGGGCCCAGGAGGCCGAGGCGCGCGGCGCCGGCGAGCTGCTGGTAACCTCGATGGATCGGGATGGCACGAAGGACGGCTACGATCTGGAGCTGCTGCGGACCATCAGTTCGCGCGTTTCGATCCCGGTCATCGCCTCCGGGGGCGCCGGCACACTGGAGCACCTCCGCCAGGCGTTCGTCGAGGGCCAGGCCGACGCCGTGCTGGCCGCGTCGATCTTTCACTTCCGCATCTACACGATCCAGGAGGCCAAGGCCTACCTGCTCCGCGCCGGAATCCCCGTACGCCTGACCGAACCTGTCGATGTCGTCGCCTGA
- a CDS encoding putative molybdenum carrier protein, with the protein MESWQLERVVSGGQTGVDRAALDAARAAGVPIGGWCPKGRWAEDGPLPNDYPLQETPSPDPIVRTTWNVRDSDGTLILHPGGPLRGGTAQTELAARRMGKPCLVLTLDRPVEELVREIRRWLETENIRVLNVAGPRESQAPGIYRRAYEVLAALFRSLARRSDG; encoded by the coding sequence ATGGAAAGCTGGCAACTCGAACGTGTCGTTTCCGGTGGGCAGACCGGGGTCGATCGTGCGGCGCTCGACGCCGCGCGGGCGGCCGGGGTTCCCATCGGCGGCTGGTGTCCGAAGGGCCGGTGGGCCGAGGATGGCCCGCTTCCCAACGACTATCCGCTCCAGGAGACCCCTTCGCCGGATCCCATCGTCCGCACCACCTGGAACGTCCGTGACAGCGACGGCACGCTCATCCTGCACCCGGGCGGTCCGCTTCGGGGTGGTACGGCGCAGACCGAACTGGCCGCGCGTCGGATGGGGAAACCCTGTCTGGTGCTGACGCTGGACCGTCCCGTCGAGGAGCTGGTGCGTGAAATTCGCCGCTGGCTGGAGACCGAAAACATTCGCGTGCTCAACGTGGCCGGCCCGCGCGAAAGTCAGGCGCCGGGCATCTACCGCCGGGCCTACGAGGTGCTGGCCGCGCTGTTTCGCTCGCTGGCGAGGCGCTCGGACGGATGA
- the thpR gene encoding RNA 2',3'-cyclic phosphodiesterase: MLRLFVALDLPEDHRRRLYALRDPSWKARWATPDQFHLTLRFLGPVEEDLLPELTRTLAEIEAPAFELAPRGLMVLPSLTRPRVLAAAVDPVPELHALQAEIERRVVDLGFTPEDRPFRPHITLARLKQVPTAAVRSFLQRHRDFALTPFPVRAFHLYESHLHPDGARYEILHRFPLQP, translated from the coding sequence ATGTTGCGTCTGTTTGTTGCACTGGACCTGCCGGAAGATCATCGCCGCCGGCTCTATGCCCTGCGCGATCCCTCCTGGAAAGCACGCTGGGCCACGCCGGACCAGTTTCACCTGACGTTGCGCTTTCTGGGTCCCGTCGAGGAAGACCTGCTACCTGAGCTCACGCGGACGCTGGCCGAAATCGAAGCCCCGGCCTTCGAACTGGCGCCCCGGGGCCTGATGGTCCTGCCCTCCCTGACCCGTCCGCGCGTGCTGGCCGCGGCCGTCGATCCAGTGCCGGAACTGCACGCGCTGCAGGCCGAAATCGAACGGCGCGTGGTCGATCTGGGTTTTACGCCGGAAGATCGGCCGTTCCGGCCGCACATCACGCTGGCCCGCCTGAAGCAGGTCCCGACCGCCGCCGTACGGTCGTTCCTGCAGCGACATCGCGACTTTGCGCTGACGCCGTTTCCGGTGCGGGCCTTTCATCTGTACGAAAGCCATCTGCATCCCGATGGGGCACGCTATGAAATTCTCCACCGTTTTCCGCTTCAGCCTTAA
- a CDS encoding LolA family protein — MKFSTVFRFSLNHLLLLGLCCSFWTAAAAQDAARQLMERLRARYQQIDALQASFVQILQTPYAERPDTLRGRLWLQGDRYRVETPRQTIVTDGRTTWVYLPDTRQVLINDYVPDETGFSLNEFLLHYSDRYEVLGGEAITYQNTAYHRLRLRPLRPEAPFQEVVLWVRDRDLLVTRVDVRDVNDTRMTFLLSDLVLNPALSPELFTFSPPDGVEVVDLRQ, encoded by the coding sequence ATGAAATTCTCCACCGTTTTCCGCTTCAGCCTTAACCACCTGCTGCTTCTGGGGCTCTGTTGCAGCTTCTGGACGGCGGCCGCGGCACAGGATGCCGCCCGCCAGCTCATGGAGCGGCTGCGTGCGCGGTACCAGCAGATCGACGCACTGCAGGCGTCGTTCGTGCAGATCCTGCAGACGCCCTATGCCGAGCGACCCGACACGCTGCGCGGGCGGCTCTGGCTGCAGGGCGACCGCTACCGCGTCGAGACCCCGCGCCAGACGATCGTCACCGACGGCCGCACCACCTGGGTCTACCTGCCCGACACACGCCAGGTACTCATCAACGACTACGTGCCCGATGAGACCGGCTTTTCGCTCAATGAATTTCTGCTCCACTACAGCGATCGCTACGAGGTGCTTGGCGGAGAGGCCATTACCTATCAGAACACGGCGTATCACCGATTGCGCCTGCGTCCGCTCCGGCCGGAAGCGCCGTTTCAGGAGGTGGTGCTCTGGGTGCGCGACCGGGACCTGCTCGTTACCCGCGTGGACGTGCGCGACGTGAACGACACGCGCATGACCTTTCTGCTGTCCGATCTGGTGCTGAACCCTGCGCTCTCGCCCGAACTGTTCACGTTTAGCCCGCCGGACGGGGTCGAAGTAGTGGACCTGCGCCAGTGA
- a CDS encoding lysylphosphatidylglycerol synthase transmembrane domain-containing protein, producing the protein MSRTEKLRTLLFRLGSFALGLGLLYLALRGADLRLIWEDLKQADYRWLVPLVVLTLLSHLIRAWRWRLLLEALPDANGRHRLTIARAFQALMIGYMVNYAAPRLGELARAASLSRTTGLRLSSVLGTVVAERLLDLLVLVLALLSVMVMLLDRWAELHRLFVAPWFQSESLQLLAVGALLVLLLLGLGVYLGRRTPLLRRIGRRLRGPLAAFKHGLFTVHRTHRPVALTLSTLLMWACYWGMAYLPLVMLHLSRPYGLGPAEAWILLVLGAVGVALPSPGGLGSYHYITVQVMVHLLTVPQAAAATYAVLTHGAQMVLYTLIGFVCLVLQGGHWRPPSDTGLEALPATFRTPSTSP; encoded by the coding sequence ATGAGCCGTACCGAAAAGCTCCGCACGCTGCTTTTCCGTCTCGGAAGTTTTGCACTGGGCCTCGGTCTGCTCTATCTGGCCCTGCGCGGCGCCGATCTGCGGCTGATCTGGGAGGATCTGAAGCAGGCCGACTATCGCTGGCTGGTCCCCCTTGTGGTGCTGACGCTGCTGAGCCACCTGATCCGGGCCTGGCGCTGGCGGCTGCTGCTGGAAGCCCTGCCCGATGCAAACGGCCGGCACCGTCTCACCATCGCCCGCGCTTTTCAGGCGCTCATGATCGGCTACATGGTCAACTATGCGGCCCCCCGGCTGGGCGAGCTGGCCCGGGCGGCCAGCCTGAGCCGTACCACCGGACTGCGCCTCAGCAGCGTGCTGGGCACGGTGGTGGCCGAGCGCCTGCTGGATCTGCTGGTGCTCGTGCTGGCCCTGCTTAGCGTAATGGTCATGCTACTGGATCGGTGGGCGGAACTGCATCGCCTTTTCGTGGCGCCCTGGTTTCAGAGCGAATCCCTGCAGCTTCTGGCGGTAGGTGCCCTGCTTGTGCTGCTGCTTCTCGGGCTCGGTGTCTATCTGGGACGTCGGACGCCCCTGCTCCGGCGCATCGGTCGGCGACTACGTGGACCGCTTGCCGCATTCAAACACGGACTGTTCACCGTGCATCGCACGCATCGGCCGGTGGCTCTGACGCTCAGCACGCTGCTGATGTGGGCCTGTTACTGGGGCATGGCCTATCTACCGCTGGTCATGCTCCACCTGAGCCGGCCCTACGGGCTGGGACCGGCCGAGGCCTGGATCCTGCTGGTGCTGGGCGCCGTAGGCGTGGCCCTTCCATCGCCCGGCGGACTGGGCTCCTACCACTACATCACGGTGCAGGTTATGGTTCACCTGCTGACAGTCCCTCAGGCGGCGGCCGCCACCTATGCCGTGCTGACGCACGGTGCCCAGATGGTGCTCTACACGCTGATCGGCTTTGTCTGTCTGGTGCTGCAGGGTGGTCACTGGCGGCCGCCGAGCGATACCGGTTTAGAAGCGCTTCCAGCCACATTTCGAACCCCTTCCACGTCTCCCTGA
- the rlmB gene encoding 23S rRNA (guanosine(2251)-2'-O)-methyltransferase RlmB, with protein MNEAIDRLVGRNPVREALEQEETRVEKVLLQEGAGGPALEAIRRAARAHGVPVQMVPKARLDRLAAGAVHQGVVAFVAPVRYRTLEELLDEVAPSPEAVRERLPLLVALDQIEDPHNYGAILRTAAAAGVAGVLVPRHHMAPLNAAALKASAGAALRIPIARVTNLTRALESLKAHGFWVAGASPSGEVSVWEMDWHRPLVLVLGNEGRGLRPGVAQACDLLVSIPLRGPVESLNVSVAAGILLFAATRTRQ; from the coding sequence ATGAACGAGGCGATTGATCGGCTGGTGGGACGCAATCCGGTGCGGGAGGCGCTGGAGCAGGAGGAAACCCGCGTGGAGAAGGTATTGCTTCAGGAAGGAGCCGGCGGGCCGGCGCTCGAGGCAATTCGGCGGGCGGCACGGGCGCATGGCGTTCCCGTGCAGATGGTTCCGAAAGCCCGGCTGGACCGGCTGGCCGCCGGAGCCGTACACCAGGGCGTGGTGGCCTTCGTGGCGCCGGTGCGTTACCGAACGCTGGAAGAGCTGCTGGACGAAGTAGCCCCTTCGCCGGAGGCCGTCCGGGAGCGCCTGCCGCTGCTGGTGGCGCTGGACCAGATCGAAGACCCGCACAATTACGGCGCCATTTTGCGAACGGCTGCAGCGGCCGGCGTGGCCGGGGTGCTGGTGCCGAGGCACCACATGGCCCCGCTGAACGCCGCCGCCCTGAAAGCCAGCGCCGGCGCAGCCCTGCGCATACCCATCGCCCGCGTAACGAACCTGACCCGGGCACTGGAGTCGCTCAAAGCGCACGGGTTCTGGGTGGCCGGCGCCAGCCCTTCCGGCGAGGTTTCCGTGTGGGAAATGGACTGGCACCGGCCCCTGGTGCTTGTGCTGGGCAACGAAGGGCGCGGACTACGCCCCGGTGTGGCCCAGGCGTGCGATCTGCTCGTCTCGATCCCGCTGCGCGGCCCCGTCGAATCGCTTAACGTCTCGGTGGCCGCCGGCATCCTGCTCTTTGCGGCCACCCGCACGCGTCAGTGA
- a CDS encoding aminotransferase class I/II-fold pyridoxal phosphate-dependent enzyme has translation MDLKPWLARVVDAIRDWEASWGPYPPHPSLQVDPHELETALSRYLERLRGNYPFFHPRYAGQMLKPPHPVAVIGYLAAQLINPNNHALDGGPPTGEMEKEVVRALAAMLHLPETTLGHLTGGGTMANLEALWVARCLHPDRGVAFSREAHYTHGRMSGVLQLEAVEVPTDAEGRMDLEALEAVLRTGRIGTVVLTAGTTGRGVVDPIADALPLCRRYGCRVHVDAAYGGFFALLAHADAPELAPDTRRHLKAIADCDSVAIDPHKHGLQPYGCGAILFRDPTVGRFYRHDSPYTYFTSDALHLGEISLECSRAGAAAGALWLTLQVLPLAADRGLGPILAACLRAARRWAALLETSEVLRLVQRPELDILTFYPVPLTSTASAVDAASQRLFQEAMQDADDPVFLSVLRLRTEALRHRWPTLQADRPEVRVLRSVLMKPDHETYVPHLHERLEQLARRIQTATKA, from the coding sequence ATGGACCTGAAGCCCTGGCTTGCGCGCGTGGTCGATGCCATTCGGGACTGGGAGGCGTCCTGGGGACCTTACCCGCCGCATCCGTCTCTGCAGGTTGACCCGCACGAGCTGGAGACGGCACTGAGCCGCTACCTGGAGCGTCTGCGGGGAAACTATCCCTTCTTTCATCCCCGCTATGCCGGGCAGATGCTCAAGCCACCCCATCCGGTCGCCGTGATCGGCTACCTGGCGGCTCAGCTCATCAACCCGAACAACCACGCGCTGGACGGCGGACCGCCCACCGGTGAAATGGAAAAAGAAGTGGTGCGGGCGCTGGCCGCCATGTTGCACCTGCCCGAGACCACGCTCGGCCACCTGACCGGCGGGGGCACCATGGCCAACCTGGAGGCGCTCTGGGTGGCGCGCTGCCTGCATCCGGACCGGGGCGTGGCGTTTTCACGGGAAGCGCACTACACCCACGGCCGCATGAGCGGTGTCCTGCAACTCGAGGCCGTGGAGGTGCCCACCGATGCCGAAGGGCGCATGGACCTCGAGGCGCTTGAAGCGGTGCTGCGCACCGGGCGCATCGGTACCGTCGTGCTGACGGCCGGCACGACGGGGCGTGGGGTGGTCGATCCGATCGCCGACGCGCTGCCGCTCTGCCGTCGATACGGCTGCCGGGTGCACGTCGACGCCGCCTACGGCGGCTTTTTTGCGCTGCTGGCCCATGCCGATGCGCCGGAGCTGGCCCCGGACACCCGGCGTCACCTGAAGGCCATAGCCGACTGCGACTCGGTGGCGATCGACCCCCACAAGCACGGCCTGCAGCCGTACGGCTGCGGGGCCATTCTTTTCCGGGATCCGACGGTAGGCCGGTTCTACCGGCACGATTCGCCCTACACCTATTTCACGTCCGACGCGCTGCATCTGGGCGAGATCAGCCTGGAGTGCTCGCGGGCAGGAGCGGCCGCCGGGGCGCTCTGGCTCACGCTGCAGGTGTTGCCGCTGGCGGCCGATCGCGGACTGGGGCCGATCCTGGCTGCCTGTCTGCGGGCCGCCCGCCGCTGGGCCGCGTTGCTGGAGACCTCGGAGGTACTCCGATTGGTGCAACGGCCCGAGCTGGACATTCTGACGTTCTATCCCGTGCCATTGACTTCCACGGCCTCGGCCGTGGACGCGGCCAGTCAGCGGCTTTTTCAGGAGGCCATGCAGGACGCAGACGATCCGGTATTTCTCAGTGTGCTGCGGCTGCGCACCGAGGCGCTTCGGCATCGCTGGCCGACGTTGCAGGCAGACCGGCCGGAAGTCCGCGTGCTACGAAGCGTGCTGATGAAGCCGGATCATGAAACGTACGTGCCCCATCTGCACGAGCGACTCGAACAACTGGCCCGCCGCATTCAGACCGCGACAAAAGCATGA
- a CDS encoding DUF3592 domain-containing protein: MRKLSLSLWIARVLWLAPVLLFALGLYLGWSAYRMHRTWQEGISAVAEITELEISQRVDVTYDYVNLRIRLPDGRVLERNRLSLPHTLAPLLRGRDSVEVRIRPENPEDVVIVELARAQWRMALIQAVMSLLGGVLFAVGVAWWNRLLRRQGDPAWRTPET; the protein is encoded by the coding sequence TTGCGGAAACTGTCGCTTTCGTTGTGGATCGCCCGGGTGCTCTGGCTGGCGCCCGTCCTGTTGTTCGCGCTGGGGCTGTACCTGGGCTGGTCGGCCTACCGGATGCACCGCACCTGGCAGGAAGGCATTTCGGCCGTGGCCGAAATCACCGAGCTGGAGATCTCGCAGCGGGTGGACGTGACGTACGACTATGTGAACCTGCGCATCCGGTTGCCGGACGGGCGGGTGCTGGAACGCAACCGGCTGAGCCTGCCGCACACGCTGGCGCCATTGCTGCGCGGACGCGACTCGGTCGAGGTGCGAATCCGGCCGGAAAACCCGGAGGACGTGGTCATCGTGGAACTGGCCCGAGCCCAGTGGCGCATGGCCCTGATTCAGGCCGTCATGAGTCTGCTGGGCGGGGTGCTTTTTGCCGTCGGCGTGGCCTGGTGGAACCGACTGCTGCGCCGGCAGGGTGACCCGGCATGGCGCACACCGGAAACCTGA
- a CDS encoding HNH endonuclease has protein sequence MKGQVLVLNQDFSALTVCSVERAVVLVLLRKAEVVAARPGRFVRSPSMQLPWPSVVRLKWYVRVPYKHIMLNRRNILRRDGYRCQYCGSRENLTVDHIIPRSRGGRDTWENLVTACTRCNNRKGNRTPEEAGMKLRSRPFRPSHIMFIRDFVGTIDDAWKPYLFMA, from the coding sequence ATGAAAGGGCAGGTACTGGTTTTGAACCAGGATTTCAGCGCGCTGACCGTTTGCAGTGTAGAGCGCGCCGTCGTACTGGTGCTGCTGCGCAAGGCCGAAGTGGTGGCGGCACGTCCCGGTCGCTTTGTGCGCTCGCCCAGCATGCAGCTTCCCTGGCCCAGCGTGGTGCGGCTCAAGTGGTACGTCCGGGTGCCCTACAAGCACATCATGCTGAACCGGCGTAACATCCTGCGCCGGGATGGCTACCGGTGCCAGTATTGCGGTAGCCGGGAAAACCTGACCGTCGATCACATCATCCCGCGCTCGCGGGGCGGACGCGACACCTGGGAGAACCTGGTTACGGCCTGCACGCGCTGCAATAACCGGAAAGGAAACCGCACGCCCGAGGAGGCCGGCATGAAGCTGCGGAGCCGGCCGTTCCGTCCCAGCCACATCATGTTCATCCGGGATTTTGTGGGCACGATCGACGACGCCTGGAAACCGTATCTGTTCATGGCATAG
- a CDS encoding PqqD family protein, translated as MARYEPDPRVNFTRFDEGEGVLLHLETKSYYTLNATGVFIWEQLEAGRRTIEALVAALLDHYEVTQEEAERQVRAFLEELEQEGLVQRQV; from the coding sequence ATGGCACGCTACGAGCCGGATCCGCGCGTGAACTTCACGCGGTTCGACGAAGGCGAAGGGGTGCTGCTGCACCTGGAGACCAAATCGTACTACACGCTGAACGCGACGGGCGTATTCATCTGGGAGCAGCTGGAAGCCGGTCGCCGGACGATCGAAGCGCTGGTGGCGGCGTTGCTGGACCACTACGAGGTGACGCAGGAGGAGGCCGAGCGTCAGGTGCGGGCGTTTCTGGAGGAGCTGGAGCAGGAGGGGCTGGTGCAGCGCCAGGTGTGA
- a CDS encoding HPr kinase: MKTIYSFERFVLLLEGGLPALQQADRVLRYHRFRPGQQNATPDWTLRLFSATRDDPAWPVVFETASCRLLAEASGWWLRYGPVAFEARGATLQGYVPPGTEKLPAFTFGLVLVLSLLLREKGWFGLHAAGLVWRGKGVLLVGRSDSGKSTLTYSLVRRGWSYLTDDAVLVHRSGEDIVAVSFREDFGLDPESVRYFPEVAVCPDRQPTDPAKLRVRMDRLHPGRFQPRCRPVLLIFPELADIPESRLVPLRRSEAFGRLVQASLLLGRADDPAERRLLDVMGRLVCQAPAYLLEAGPDLLDRPGRLEQMLAAAFPESSVSVHQTSA; the protein is encoded by the coding sequence ATGAAGACGATTTACAGTTTCGAGCGATTCGTTCTGCTGCTGGAGGGTGGGCTTCCCGCACTGCAGCAGGCCGATCGGGTGCTGCGCTACCATCGCTTCAGGCCCGGACAGCAGAACGCCACCCCGGACTGGACGCTTCGCCTTTTTTCGGCGACCCGTGACGATCCGGCCTGGCCCGTCGTGTTCGAGACGGCTTCCTGTCGCCTGCTGGCGGAGGCGTCGGGCTGGTGGCTCCGGTACGGGCCGGTGGCTTTCGAGGCGCGGGGTGCAACGCTGCAGGGCTACGTTCCGCCCGGTACGGAAAAGTTGCCCGCGTTTACCTTCGGGCTGGTGCTGGTCTTGAGTCTGTTATTGCGCGAAAAGGGATGGTTCGGTCTGCATGCGGCCGGGCTGGTCTGGCGGGGCAAGGGCGTGCTGCTGGTGGGGCGCAGCGATTCGGGCAAATCGACGCTGACCTACAGCCTGGTCCGGCGTGGGTGGTCCTATCTGACCGACGACGCCGTGCTGGTGCATCGAAGCGGGGAGGACATTGTGGCGGTTTCCTTTCGGGAGGATTTCGGGCTCGATCCGGAAAGCGTGCGCTATTTTCCCGAGGTAGCCGTCTGTCCGGATCGGCAACCCACCGATCCGGCGAAGTTGCGCGTGCGGATGGACCGGCTGCATCCCGGGCGGTTTCAGCCGCGGTGTCGTCCGGTGCTGTTGATTTTTCCAGAACTTGCCGATATTCCGGAAAGTCGGCTGGTGCCGCTTCGGCGCAGCGAGGCCTTCGGGCGACTGGTGCAGGCCAGTCTGCTGCTCGGGCGCGCGGATGATCCCGCGGAACGCCGTTTGCTTGACGTGATGGGGCGGTTGGTCTGCCAGGCACCGGCTTACCTGCTGGAGGCCGGTCCGGACCTGCTCGATCGGCCCGGGCGGCTGGAGCAAATGCTGGCGGCCGCCTTCCCGGAATCATCGGTATCGGTTCACCAGACCAGTGCGTAA
- a CDS encoding lasso peptide biosynthesis B2 protein: MLTRLRKVQHQGRVQQAPATPDMVQPPSLRRLLRLSWRHRVWRKWRRGDLRWLRQIFRLIVRVERNQRRLPLPALLALFEPDPEDAPLGEDELRRVERLTLAVLRRLYGRDFCMKQALLLYHFYRRAGMPVCIRFGVARENGQLRGHAWVEWEGRPVAEAVDPRQQFAITYTHPPDGHRA, from the coding sequence ATGCTGACCCGTTTGCGTAAAGTGCAGCATCAGGGACGTGTGCAGCAGGCACCCGCCACGCCCGACATGGTACAGCCGCCTTCGCTCCGACGGCTGCTCCGGTTGAGCTGGCGGCATCGCGTCTGGCGCAAATGGCGGCGAGGCGATCTGCGGTGGCTCCGACAGATTTTTCGGCTGATCGTCCGGGTCGAACGAAATCAACGACGCCTTCCGCTGCCGGCCCTGCTGGCGCTGTTTGAACCCGATCCGGAGGACGCGCCCCTCGGGGAAGATGAACTCCGGCGCGTCGAACGCCTGACGCTGGCGGTGCTCCGACGGCTTTACGGGCGCGACTTCTGCATGAAGCAGGCGTTGCTGCTGTATCACTTCTACCGACGGGCCGGAATGCCTGTCTGCATCCGCTTTGGTGTGGCGCGCGAAAACGGCCAGCTGCGGGGACACGCCTGGGTGGAGTGGGAAGGACGGCCGGTGGCCGAAGCCGTCGATCCGCGGCAGCAATTTGCCATTACCTACACGCACCCACCTGACGGGCACCGCGCATGA